The stretch of DNA ACTCGCGCAGCCAGTCGGGGTCCGGCCGCGGCGGGCTGAACACGTCGATCGCCAGCAGCGTCTCGTCCCCGCGGTTCTCCGCGGCGTGGACCTCGTGGCTCTCCAGCCAGTAGGACTCGCCCGGGCCGACGGTGACGGTGTCGTCGTCCAGCACGAACGTCTGCTCGCCCTGGTAGACGAACCCCACCTGCTCGTGGTGGTGGTCGTGTTCGGGGAC from Haloarcula litorea encodes:
- a CDS encoding cupin domain-containing protein yields the protein METTTAPAGEEVEVEPGVHLAQLAAGDEMSIQHLRMEPGSRVPEHDHHHEQVGFVYQGEQTFVLDDDTVTVGPGESYWLESHEVHAAENRGDETLLAIDVFSPPRPDPDWLRE